A single genomic interval of Solimonas sp. K1W22B-7 harbors:
- a CDS encoding efflux RND transporter permease subunit produces MNFAQFFISRPIFAAVLSALILIAGAISLGRLPISEYPEVTPPTVVVRASYPGANPKVIAETVASPLEQSINGVEGMQYMFSQSTADGAISLTVTFALGTDVDKAQVLVQNRVSQALPQLPPEVQRLGVTTNKASPDLTMVVHLLSPDNRYDPLYIANYGRLRVKDELARLNGVGDVQIFGAGAYSMRVWLDPEKVASRGLTASEIVSAIRQQNQQVAAGTLGAPPAPNAAEFQLSIDSAGRLVTEEEFSNIIVRARDDGAVTRLRDVARVELGSANYALRSLLDNKPAVAIPIFQRPGSNAIQISDAVRATMERLKADFPQGLDYNIVYDPTVFVRGSIKAVVHTLFEAMLLVVLVVILFLQNWRASLIPLAAVPVSLVGTFAVMHAIGFSLNTLTLFGFVLAIGIVVDDAIVVVENVERNIAQGKKPLEATRQAMREVTGPIISTALVLSAVFVPTAFISGLTGQFYKQFALTVVISTLISAFNSLTLSPALSAVLLKEHGAKPDRLQRGIDVGLGWLFRPFNRFFGAASERYVGSVRRLTRGSAIVLAVYAGLLGLTALGFKVVPEGFVPSQDKQYLVAFANLPEAATLDRSEEVMRQMSEIILKQPGVQSAVAFPGLSINGFTNAPNAGIVFATLDDFSERRTPELSGNAIAEQLGAQFGKIPEAFIAVFPPPPVPGLGTIGGFKIQLEDRSGLGFAELATVTNKILERARQEPALSNLFSSYQINVPQLFADIDRDKAQAQGVSLQSINETLQIYLGSLYVNDFNRFGRTYQVNAQADMAFRLQPEDVVKLKIRNAQGEMVPLSTFIRLRQTAGPDRVMHYNGYVTAEINGGPAPGYSSGQAQKLIEEIVKAELPNGMAYEWTELAYQQLVAGNTALLIFPLCVLLAFLVLAAQYESWSLPLVVILILPMCLFSAITGVWLSGGDNNVFTQIGLIVLVGLACKNAILIVEFAKEGEERGLPLMDAILEACRLRLRPILMTSLAFIMGVVPLVYSSGAGAEMRHAMGVAVFAGMIGVTAFGLAMTPVFYWLVRRFVHARRDRPIALPPPPALTPRLDHGVLP; encoded by the coding sequence GTGAACTTCGCGCAATTCTTCATCAGCCGGCCGATCTTCGCGGCGGTGTTGTCGGCACTGATCCTGATCGCGGGTGCGATCTCGCTGGGGCGGCTGCCCATCAGTGAATACCCGGAGGTGACGCCGCCGACGGTGGTGGTGCGCGCGAGCTACCCGGGCGCCAACCCGAAGGTGATCGCGGAGACGGTGGCCAGCCCGCTGGAGCAGAGCATCAACGGCGTGGAGGGCATGCAGTACATGTTCAGCCAGTCCACGGCCGATGGCGCGATCAGCCTCACCGTGACCTTTGCGCTGGGCACCGACGTGGACAAGGCGCAGGTGCTGGTGCAGAACCGGGTGTCGCAGGCGCTGCCGCAGCTGCCGCCGGAGGTGCAGCGCCTGGGTGTGACCACCAACAAGGCCAGCCCGGACCTGACCATGGTGGTGCACCTGCTCTCGCCGGACAACCGCTACGACCCGCTCTACATCGCCAACTACGGCCGCCTGCGCGTGAAGGACGAGCTGGCGCGCCTCAACGGCGTGGGCGACGTGCAGATCTTCGGTGCGGGCGCCTATTCCATGCGCGTCTGGCTGGACCCGGAGAAGGTGGCCAGCCGCGGGCTCACGGCCAGCGAGATCGTGAGCGCGATCCGCCAGCAGAACCAGCAAGTGGCAGCGGGCACGCTGGGCGCGCCGCCGGCGCCCAATGCGGCGGAGTTCCAGCTGAGCATCGACTCGGCCGGCCGCCTGGTGACGGAGGAAGAGTTCAGCAACATCATCGTGCGGGCGCGTGACGATGGCGCGGTGACGCGCCTGCGCGACGTGGCGCGGGTGGAGCTGGGCTCGGCCAACTATGCGCTGCGCTCGCTGCTGGACAACAAGCCGGCGGTGGCCATCCCGATCTTCCAGCGGCCGGGGTCCAACGCCATCCAGATCTCCGACGCCGTGCGCGCCACCATGGAGCGCCTGAAGGCGGACTTCCCCCAGGGCCTGGACTACAACATCGTCTACGACCCCACGGTGTTCGTGCGCGGCTCGATCAAGGCGGTGGTGCACACGCTGTTCGAGGCGATGCTGCTGGTGGTGCTGGTGGTGATCCTGTTCCTGCAGAACTGGCGCGCCAGCCTGATCCCGCTGGCGGCGGTGCCAGTGTCGCTGGTGGGCACGTTCGCGGTGATGCATGCCATCGGCTTTTCACTCAACACGCTGACGCTGTTCGGCTTCGTGCTGGCGATCGGCATCGTGGTGGACGACGCGATCGTGGTGGTGGAAAACGTGGAGCGCAACATCGCCCAGGGCAAGAAGCCGCTGGAGGCCACGCGCCAGGCGATGCGCGAGGTGACGGGGCCGATCATCTCCACGGCGCTGGTGCTGAGTGCGGTATTCGTGCCCACAGCTTTCATCAGCGGCCTGACGGGGCAGTTCTACAAGCAGTTTGCGCTGACGGTGGTGATCAGCACGCTGATCTCGGCCTTCAACTCGCTGACGCTGTCGCCGGCACTGTCGGCCGTGCTGCTGAAGGAGCATGGCGCCAAGCCTGACCGGCTGCAGCGCGGCATCGACGTGGGCCTGGGCTGGCTGTTCCGGCCGTTCAACCGCTTCTTTGGCGCGGCCTCCGAGCGCTACGTGGGCAGCGTGCGCCGGCTGACGCGCGGCTCGGCGATCGTGCTGGCGGTGTATGCGGGCCTGCTGGGCCTGACGGCGCTGGGCTTCAAGGTGGTGCCGGAGGGCTTTGTGCCCTCGCAGGACAAGCAGTACCTGGTGGCCTTTGCCAACCTGCCGGAGGCGGCGACGCTGGACCGCAGCGAGGAGGTGATGCGCCAGATGAGCGAGATCATCCTGAAGCAGCCGGGCGTCCAGTCGGCGGTGGCCTTCCCGGGCCTGTCGATCAACGGCTTCACCAATGCGCCCAATGCCGGCATCGTCTTCGCCACGCTGGATGATTTCAGCGAGCGCAGGACGCCGGAGCTGTCGGGCAATGCGATTGCGGAGCAGCTGGGCGCGCAGTTCGGAAAGATTCCGGAGGCGTTCATCGCGGTGTTCCCGCCGCCGCCGGTGCCGGGCCTGGGCACCATCGGCGGCTTCAAGATCCAGCTGGAGGACCGCAGCGGCCTGGGCTTTGCGGAGCTGGCCACGGTGACCAACAAGATCCTGGAGCGGGCGCGGCAGGAGCCGGCGCTGTCCAATCTGTTCAGCAGCTACCAGATCAACGTGCCGCAACTGTTTGCGGACATCGACCGCGACAAGGCGCAGGCGCAGGGCGTGAGCCTGCAGTCGATCAACGAGACGCTGCAGATCTACCTCGGCTCGCTGTACGTGAACGACTTCAACCGCTTTGGCCGCACCTACCAGGTGAACGCGCAGGCCGACATGGCCTTCCGCCTCCAGCCGGAAGACGTGGTGAAGCTGAAGATCCGCAACGCGCAGGGCGAGATGGTGCCGCTGTCCACGTTCATCAGGCTGCGCCAGACGGCGGGGCCGGACCGGGTGATGCACTACAACGGCTACGTCACCGCCGAGATCAACGGCGGCCCGGCGCCGGGCTATTCCAGCGGGCAGGCGCAGAAGCTGATCGAGGAGATCGTGAAGGCGGAGCTGCCCAACGGCATGGCCTACGAGTGGACCGAGCTGGCCTACCAGCAGCTGGTGGCGGGCAACACGGCGCTGCTGATCTTCCCGCTGTGCGTGCTGCTGGCCTTCCTGGTACTGGCGGCGCAGTACGAGAGCTGGAGCCTGCCGCTGGTGGTGATCCTGATCCTGCCGATGTGCCTGTTCAGCGCCATCACCGGCGTATGGCTGTCGGGCGGCGACAACAACGTGTTCACGCAGATCGGCCTGATCGTGCTGGTGGGCCTGGCCTGCAAGAACGCGATCCTGATCGTGGAGTTTGCCAAGGAGGGCGAGGAGCGCGGCCTGCCGCTGATGGACGCGATCCTGGAGGCCTGCCGCCTGCGCCTGCGCCCGATCCTGATGACCTCGCTGGCCTTCATCATGGGCGTGGTGCCGCTGGTGTACTCGAGCGGAGCCGGTGCCGAGATGCGCCACGCGATGGGCGTGGCGGTGTTCGCCGGGATGATCGGCGTGACGGCCTTTGGCCTGGCGATGACGCCGGTCTTCTACTGGCTGGTGCGGCGCTTCGTGCATGCGCGCCGCGACCGGCCCATTGCCCTGCCCCCGCCACCGGCGCTGACGCCGCGGCTGGACCATGGAGTGCTGCCATGA
- a CDS encoding TetR/AcrR family transcriptional regulator has product MSTASVSKKKESEAPPAPRLSARDRIFNAAKDLFYRNGIRAVGVESIATEAQTTKMSLYRSFTCKDDLVVEYLRESVRDYWIWWDEIVAKHPGDPRAALQAMFDSQASKACTCDTRGCAIGNASVELTEENHPGREVVTEFNRQKLERLTGLCAQAGYQQPDALARGLFLLMDGAYMSLLSLGADGPTSALPLTAKTLLDAHSRA; this is encoded by the coding sequence ATGTCCACTGCAAGTGTTTCAAAGAAAAAGGAATCTGAGGCGCCCCCCGCGCCCCGCCTGAGCGCGCGCGACCGCATCTTCAACGCCGCCAAGGACCTTTTCTACCGGAACGGCATCCGCGCCGTGGGCGTGGAATCCATCGCCACCGAGGCCCAGACCACCAAGATGAGCCTCTACCGGTCCTTCACCTGCAAGGACGATCTGGTGGTGGAATACCTGCGCGAATCCGTGCGGGACTACTGGATCTGGTGGGACGAGATCGTCGCCAAGCACCCCGGCGACCCCCGCGCCGCCCTGCAAGCCATGTTCGACAGCCAGGCCAGCAAAGCCTGCACCTGCGACACCCGCGGCTGCGCCATCGGCAACGCCAGCGTCGAGCTGACCGAAGAAAACCACCCCGGTCGCGAAGTGGTCACCGAGTTCAACCGCCAGAAGCTCGAGCGCCTCACCGGCCTATGCGCCCAGGCCGGCTACCAGCAGCCGGACGCCCTGGCTCGCGGGCTGTTCCTGTTGATGGATGGCGCGTACATGAGCCTGCTGAGCCTGGGGGCGGATGGGCCGACGTCGGCGTTGCCTCTCACGGCCAAGACCCTGCTGGACGCGCATTCCCGCGCTTGA
- a CDS encoding type II toxin-antitoxin system RelE/ParE family toxin yields MQEEAEYIAADNPQAAVATVIHIQRTVALLADNPGLGRAGRVAGTRELIVPDTPYIVPYRVRGKDIDILRVFHARRRWPSAL; encoded by the coding sequence TTGCAGGAAGAAGCCGAGTACATCGCTGCGGACAATCCACAAGCAGCAGTCGCGACCGTCATCCACATTCAACGGACCGTGGCCTTGCTGGCGGATAACCCAGGTCTGGGGCGCGCCGGCCGCGTCGCGGGTACCCGCGAACTGATCGTGCCTGACACGCCCTACATCGTGCCGTATCGGGTACGGGGGAAAGACATCGATATCCTGCGCGTATTCCACGCACGCCGGCGCTGGCCTTCTGCGCTCTGA
- a CDS encoding CopG family ribbon-helix-helix protein — protein MSTTMTIRLEEDTKSRLDKLADATNRSRSFLAAEAIREYIDLNEWQIGEVQKALGEADRGEFASDAEVKDFFANWQRRAG, from the coding sequence ATGTCCACCACGATGACCATCCGCCTGGAAGAAGACACCAAGTCCCGGCTGGACAAGCTCGCCGATGCAACCAACCGCAGCCGCTCGTTTCTCGCAGCGGAAGCGATCCGCGAGTACATCGACCTCAACGAGTGGCAGATCGGCGAGGTACAAAAAGCCTTGGGTGAAGCAGACCGCGGAGAATTCGCCAGCGACGCCGAGGTGAAGGACTTCTTCGCGAACTGGCAGCGCCGTGCGGGTTAG
- a CDS encoding efflux transporter outer membrane subunit, translating into MKLLLPMLAAIALVGCAVGPDYRAPDTKPAAFANADAGVVVADAYEARWWKLFGDEQLATLVEQALAANHDIGIAVARVSQARALFRDQRLDQFPVVTANAAGTFGREPLVTASSPGYTGPRTEVENARVGFDAAWELDLFGRVRRGVEAARAEAEGAEAGLREAQVLVAAEVARHYFEWRGAGEQIDVARRNRDTQAETLRLTDVRLRLGRGTELEVVSARARLEVTEATIADLELAQKRSEHRLAVLLGQRPGAWTPPAVADAPAIARALPVGGAEDLLRRRPDIARAAAQLHAATARIGLAKADYFPRLSVTGFAGIVTGSFGDLGEAAHRAWTVTPQVSWAAFDMGSIAARVDAADANTRAAAAAYEQAVLVALEEVENAFVGVSRSRQRLEHTLAQAGAARRAAELARIQYRAGSTDFLVLLDAERTLLAAEDGVARAETAVNTSTVQMYKALSGGWNEVGVVAAR; encoded by the coding sequence ATGAAACTTCTCCTGCCGATGCTTGCGGCGATCGCCTTGGTGGGCTGCGCGGTGGGCCCGGACTACCGGGCGCCGGATACCAAGCCCGCCGCCTTCGCCAACGCCGATGCAGGCGTGGTGGTGGCGGACGCCTACGAGGCGCGCTGGTGGAAGCTGTTCGGCGACGAGCAGTTGGCAACGCTGGTGGAGCAGGCCCTGGCGGCGAACCACGACATCGGCATCGCCGTGGCGCGGGTGTCGCAGGCGCGGGCGCTGTTCCGCGACCAGCGCCTGGACCAGTTCCCGGTGGTCACCGCCAACGCCGCGGGCACCTTCGGCCGCGAGCCGCTGGTGACGGCCAGCAGCCCCGGCTACACCGGCCCGCGCACGGAGGTGGAGAACGCCCGCGTGGGCTTTGACGCCGCCTGGGAGCTGGACCTGTTCGGCCGCGTGCGCCGCGGCGTGGAAGCGGCGCGTGCGGAGGCGGAAGGCGCGGAGGCCGGCCTGCGCGAGGCGCAGGTGCTGGTGGCCGCCGAGGTGGCGCGGCATTACTTCGAGTGGCGCGGCGCCGGCGAGCAGATCGACGTGGCGCGGCGCAACCGCGACACGCAGGCCGAAACGCTGCGCCTGACCGACGTGCGCCTGCGCCTGGGCCGCGGCACCGAGCTGGAAGTGGTGAGCGCCCGCGCCCGCCTGGAGGTGACCGAGGCCACCATCGCCGACCTGGAACTGGCGCAGAAGCGCAGCGAGCACCGCCTCGCCGTGCTGCTGGGCCAGCGCCCCGGCGCCTGGACGCCGCCGGCCGTGGCGGATGCGCCGGCCATTGCGCGGGCGTTGCCGGTGGGGGGCGCGGAGGATCTGTTGCGCCGCCGGCCGGACATCGCACGGGCGGCGGCGCAGCTGCACGCGGCGACGGCGCGGATCGGGCTGGCGAAGGCGGACTACTTTCCGCGGCTGTCGGTGACGGGCTTTGCCGGCATCGTCACCGGCAGCTTCGGCGACCTGGGCGAGGCGGCCCATCGCGCCTGGACGGTGACGCCGCAGGTGTCGTGGGCGGCGTTCGACATGGGCAGCATCGCGGCGCGCGTGGATGCGGCGGATGCCAATACGCGGGCAGCGGCGGCGGCGTATGAGCAGGCGGTGCTGGTGGCGCTGGAAGAGGTGGAGAACGCCTTCGTCGGCGTGAGCCGATCGCGCCAGCGGCTGGAGCACACGCTGGCGCAGGCCGGCGCGGCGCGGCGGGCGGCGGAGCTGGCGCGGATCCAGTATCGGGCGGGGTCCACGGACTTCCTGGTGCTGCTGGATGCGGAGCGGACGCTGCTGGCGGCGGAGGATGGGGTGGCTCGGGCGGAGACGGCGGTGAACACTTCTACTGTGCAGATGTACAAGGCGCTGAGTGGGGGCTGGAATGAGGTGGGGGTGGTGGCGGCGCGGTAA
- a CDS encoding PIN domain-containing protein: protein MKPFLDTNILLYAVAQDDPRAEIADALLAAGGIISVQALNEFASVARRKLKMSWDEVHTALDAFQSLCPDPVPLTLETHEQALQLAQKYGLNLYDALMASAAILAGCPLMYSEDMQDGLELERRLTIRNPFAAGAKPRSL, encoded by the coding sequence GTGAAACCCTTTCTGGACACCAACATCCTGCTCTACGCCGTGGCGCAGGACGACCCGCGGGCGGAGATCGCAGACGCGCTGCTCGCGGCAGGCGGGATCATCAGCGTGCAGGCACTGAACGAGTTCGCTTCCGTCGCGCGGCGCAAGCTGAAAATGAGTTGGGACGAAGTCCACACCGCCCTCGACGCATTCCAGTCCCTCTGCCCAGACCCTGTCCCGCTGACCCTGGAGACGCACGAGCAGGCGCTGCAGTTGGCCCAGAAGTACGGGCTGAATCTCTACGACGCCCTCATGGCCTCTGCCGCGATACTCGCCGGCTGCCCGCTGATGTATTCGGAAGACATGCAGGACGGGCTTGAACTCGAGCGCCGCCTCACCATCCGCAACCCGTTCGCCGCTGGCGCGAAGCCCCGCAGCTTGTAG
- a CDS encoding type II toxin-antitoxin system RelB/DinJ family antitoxin, with translation MAATALVQTRIDPDVKDRATEVLGSLGLTVSDAVRMLLTRVAREGALPFNFTIDSAAHDAWFRAKVQEALEDLRPVVPHDEVEARFAKRRAAALKKVKPGNA, from the coding sequence ATGGCCGCCACTGCATTGGTTCAGACCCGCATCGATCCCGACGTGAAGGATCGCGCCACCGAAGTGCTCGGCAGCCTGGGACTCACCGTCTCCGATGCGGTCCGCATGCTGCTGACGCGCGTGGCACGGGAAGGTGCCCTGCCTTTCAACTTCACTATCGATTCTGCTGCGCACGACGCATGGTTCCGAGCCAAGGTGCAGGAGGCATTGGAAGACCTGCGTCCGGTTGTCCCGCACGATGAGGTAGAAGCCCGTTTCGCCAAGCGCCGTGCTGCAGCCCTGAAAAAGGTAAAGCCGGGGAACGCTTGA
- a CDS encoding AbrB/MazE/SpoVT family DNA-binding domain-containing protein, whose protein sequence is MQVSKWGNSLAVRLPAAVVEALKLQEGDEIEIRIASEREFEVRRDGRKQAALERLRKLRRPLPDGFSFDRDDAQSRK, encoded by the coding sequence ATGCAGGTATCCAAGTGGGGCAACAGCCTGGCCGTGCGCCTGCCCGCCGCAGTGGTCGAGGCGCTGAAGCTGCAGGAAGGCGACGAGATCGAAATCCGCATCGCCTCCGAGCGCGAGTTCGAGGTCCGGCGCGACGGGCGCAAGCAGGCGGCGCTGGAGCGCCTGCGCAAGCTGCGCCGCCCTCTGCCCGACGGCTTCAGCTTCGACCGTGACGACGCCCAGTCACGCAAGTGA